ACCCAAACAGCAGTGCCCATCGGGCCGCACTGGAGGCACTCCCGAAGCCTAATTATAATCCTGCCCCGCAAGTCCCCGCCCCCGGGATTCGCAGCTCACACAAGGAATGTCATGCCACCCACACACCGCCTCTCCCTTTCCCGGCAAAAAGCCGCCTATATCGCGCTACGCAATACACTGGAAGGTTATTACCCGCTCAGCGACGCAACCTGGAGCGCCTACCGCAGCATCTGTACCTGGCGCCAGATCAGCAAAGGCGCGGTGCTGTATCCCGCCGGGGAGGTACCGCACGCTTTTGCCTACGTCTATCAGGGTCTATTCCGGGTCTATGTGCTGGATGACAAGGGCGCCGAGTACAACAAAAACTTCTTTGCCGAAGGCCGCTTTCCCGGCTCCATGACCGCACTGCTGCGGCGGGAGCCTTCGCGCTTCACCATCGAGGCTCTGGAGGACGCCGCCATCATCGAGATCGACCACGCCGGATACCGTCGTTTACTGGAGATGCACGACGACCTGAAGAACTTCCACATCCACTATCTCGAACGGCACTGGCTGATGGACAAGGAGCCGCGGGAAGTGGCACTGGTTCAGGATGAGGCCAGTGTCCGCTATCGGCGCTTCCTGGAGGACTTCCCCCGCCTGGCCCAGCGCCTGCCTCAATACCATATCGCCTCCCACCTCGGAATTACCCCCACCCAGCTCAGCCGGATCCGGAAAAACCTGCCGATCGATCAACCTATGTAAATGCCCCACCCCTGCTGCCCGCATAGACTGCACTGCGACTCGGGATGCGACTGACTTCCCGTGCAATGGCCAGATTCAGGAGAGAGCGATGCAGAAGTTATCCGCGCAGCCAGCAACACAGTCAACATTGTCCAGACAGCCGTTTTTGTCCGCATTACCGATCTTGTCCGCGTTGCAATGGCGCTACGCGGTACACCGATTCAGCGACGAGCAACTGCCAGCGAACGACGTAGAAGCCCTTATTGAAGCCACCCGGCTCAGTGCCTCGGCCTACGGCTTACAGCCGTACCGCGTGCTCCAGGTCGACACCCGCGAGATCCGCGAGCGCCTGCTCCCCCACGCGAAGGGGCAGGACAAGATTGTGTACTGCTCACACCTGCTGGTCTTGGCCGCGGAGACCGAGCCAGGCGACCACACGGTAGCGCGCTATATGTCACTGCTGGCGGCGGCCCGCGCCCTCACGTCAGACGTGCGCACCGGTATCACGCGACATATGCAATCCGTGCTCGCGGGTATGACACCTGCGGAGCGGGCGCACTGGGCGCGGGAACAGGTATTCATCGCCCTGGGAACCCTGCTGGCCGCGGCGGCGGGTATGCATATCGACAGCTGTCCAATGACCGGGTTCGACGCGGCAGGGGTCGATCAGGTTCTGGGATTGAACGCGCAGGGGCTGAGCGCAACCGCCCTGTGCGCACTGGGACGCCGCCACCCCGAGGATGACACCGCATTACACGCCAAGGTGCGCCTGCCGACAGACGCATTTGTGCAGGTGGTGTGAATGCTTACCTGGGCGACGCTGGCCCTGATCGCGGGGGCTGCCATTGCGCTACAAGCCAGTATCAATGCCCAGCTCGGGGTACAGCTACGCAGCGCCCTGCTCGGCACCGCCGTCGCGTTCGCGGTCAGCTGGGCGGTATCGGCCCTCGCCATTGTGGTCTCGGTGCGTCAGTACCCCAACCTTGCCACCATCCAGGCCGTGCCCTGGTATCTGTGGCTGGGAGGCCTGTTCAGTGCCTTTGGGGTAGGGCTATTTTATTTCCTGATTCCCCGCATGGGGGTTGGCAGCATGATGTCTTTCGCACTGAGCGGCCAGATACTGGTTGCCGTGATTTGCAGCCACTTCGGCTGGTTCGACCTGCCCGTCAAGCCCATCTCCGTGGTACGAGGCCTGGGGATTGCCGCGCTGCTGGCAGGTATTGCGTTGATTAACTGGGAGTGACCGTGAACAAAGATAAGTACTGGGCGAAAGCCAATATCCACAACCTCACCGCACTGTGGCGCGCCGCAGGCGCCGCACCTTTAGAACACGTAGAACACGTAGAACACGTAGAACACGTAGAACACGGCACAGAATCGGCAACGCTCTACGGTAGCAGTCGCTGGCCATTCCGACACTGGTTTGAGACTGACACACCCCTGCCCGACAACCGCGAGCTGCGCTCTATCCTGGGCGACCTGCCAGCAACGGCAATGGTGCCGGTGTGGGGTGAGAACCGTGATCTGCAGGCAGCCTTGAGCGCTACGGGTTTCGAGCGTTGCCTGAATCAGCAGGCCATGTACCTGACACTGGCTGACTGGCGCCCGACCTCCAACAACCCAGCGCTGCAACTGCGCCCGGTGCAGTTCGCCGGGGAAGTGCAGACCTGGGTGACCGTGTGCAGTGAAGCCTTCGGCTACCGCATCGATACGGCGGTAATTGCCGGGCTGGCCGCTCACCAAGATACCCGCCTATGGCTGGCTGAAATCGACGGGGTGGCGGTGGCGACGGCTCTGCTTTTCCGTACTGGCGAGGTGACTGGCGTCCATCAGGTGGGCGTCCCCGAGCGCTTCCGCGGGCGGGGCATCGCGCGCGAGCTCATGCAGGCGCTGTTAGCGCGCTGCCAGCAATCCGGCGCGGGCCGGGTAACCCTGCAGGCGTCAGAAATGGGCGAGGGGCTATATCGGCAACTGGGGTTTACACCGCAGTTCCCGATATTCAGTTATCGTCGCCCTTGAAGGGAGGGCCTGGTGGGCCAACGCGTTCCCTCTTTCAAACTACCGAGGTTTCCACCCGCAACCAGTCTTCCTCCAGCTCCATCGCCACCTTGTCCCCCACCGACAATTCACCCACCCCGGCCGGCGTGCCGGTGAGCACCACATCCCCCGGCAACAGGGTGAAATGACTGCT
The Microbulbifer celer DNA segment above includes these coding regions:
- a CDS encoding Crp/Fnr family transcriptional regulator — translated: MPPTHRLSLSRQKAAYIALRNTLEGYYPLSDATWSAYRSICTWRQISKGAVLYPAGEVPHAFAYVYQGLFRVYVLDDKGAEYNKNFFAEGRFPGSMTALLRREPSRFTIEALEDAAIIEIDHAGYRRLLEMHDDLKNFHIHYLERHWLMDKEPREVALVQDEASVRYRRFLEDFPRLAQRLPQYHIASHLGITPTQLSRIRKNLPIDQPM
- a CDS encoding nitroreductase family protein translates to MQKLSAQPATQSTLSRQPFLSALPILSALQWRYAVHRFSDEQLPANDVEALIEATRLSASAYGLQPYRVLQVDTREIRERLLPHAKGQDKIVYCSHLLVLAAETEPGDHTVARYMSLLAAARALTSDVRTGITRHMQSVLAGMTPAERAHWAREQVFIALGTLLAAAAGMHIDSCPMTGFDAAGVDQVLGLNAQGLSATALCALGRRHPEDDTALHAKVRLPTDAFVQVV
- a CDS encoding DMT family transporter, with the protein product MLTWATLALIAGAAIALQASINAQLGVQLRSALLGTAVAFAVSWAVSALAIVVSVRQYPNLATIQAVPWYLWLGGLFSAFGVGLFYFLIPRMGVGSMMSFALSGQILVAVICSHFGWFDLPVKPISVVRGLGIAALLAGIALINWE
- a CDS encoding GNAT family N-acetyltransferase, producing the protein MNKDKYWAKANIHNLTALWRAAGAAPLEHVEHVEHVEHVEHGTESATLYGSSRWPFRHWFETDTPLPDNRELRSILGDLPATAMVPVWGENRDLQAALSATGFERCLNQQAMYLTLADWRPTSNNPALQLRPVQFAGEVQTWVTVCSEAFGYRIDTAVIAGLAAHQDTRLWLAEIDGVAVATALLFRTGEVTGVHQVGVPERFRGRGIARELMQALLARCQQSGAGRVTLQASEMGEGLYRQLGFTPQFPIFSYRRP